The Gossypium hirsutum isolate 1008001.06 chromosome A13, Gossypium_hirsutum_v2.1, whole genome shotgun sequence nucleotide sequence ATGGGGTTTGAATTTTGGGTTGGCTGATGTATTAGTTAGGCTTAATGGGTATTGGGCTGTTTAGGTTAGGGTaggttagttgggttttggggtttaatGGGTTAGTGATTTAATAGGGTTTGAAATTGGGTTGAGGGATTATAAAATTGTAAATGAGTTCTCTGTAATAGTAGCTAAAATTGGCCTGTacacccgccaaagatgaatgtgccttttacCGTGAAAAAGGGTATtagaaaaagaattgtcctaagctacaaaagggtAAGGCTATTTCTAATGTATGTGTAGCgaagcatgatgaggagtcagactttagcttggttggcatggcaatggcatgtcaaacggatgagtggattttggattcaggatgtacttaccatatgtgtcctaataaggactagttttctagtcttaaagagctagaaggtggaattattcttatgggcaatgatagtgcttgtaagacaatgagagtgggtacagtccaattgaagaatcacgacggctcaatccaagtcttgacagatgttcgctacgtacctagcctgaagagaaatctcatctcattaggggccctagaatctaaagggctcacaatcactttgagagatggattactaaaagtagtagttgggcaattgacggtgatgaaaggcacaagaagaaataacttgtattttttaaatggaagtacagttattggatcaacatcaacagtttctaaaaaagatgtagattcagaggctaccagattatggcatatgcgattgaaacatgctggtgaaaaagctttgcagactttggcgaagcaatgcttgttgaaaggtgtaaattcttgcaaattggaattctgtgaacattgtgttctgggcaagcagacgagggtaaaatttggtccagcaattcacaatacgaaaggaattctggactacgttcacaatgatgtgtggggacctaccaaagtggcttctttgggaggtatgcactattttgttacgtTTGtttatgattattcaagaaaagtatgggtgtatctaatgaaaagaaaaagtgaagttttggatgcatttctaaaattgaaaaagatggtGGAGATTCAGACTGGTCAAAAGGTCAAAcaacttcgatcagataatggcactgagtacaaaaatgatccatttctacaagtatgtcaagatgagggcattgtgcgacacttcactgttcgggatacaccacagcagaatggggtggcagaacgcatgaatcgaactatactggagaaagttcgatgtatgttgtccaatgctggattgggcaaggaattttgggctgaggcagttacatatgcgtgccatctaattaaccgtttgccatcagctgcaataaatggaaaaactcctatggagatgtggactggtaaatctgctactgattatgattctttacatgtatttggttccactgcatattatcttgtaaaagaatctaagttagacccaaaagcaaagaaagcattattcttgggtataactgatggagtaaaaggataccgtctctggtgtcctgatacaaggaagattgtttttagtagagatgtgacttttgatgaatcaaccatgttaaagtacaaggattcacaaaaggatgacaaaaccagtagtactttgcagcaggtggagcttgaaaaggttaacgatgatccagctaatattgaagggacaaatgatgaagaggttcctacccaagaacctctacagcaacaagattcaattgcatataggaggccaagaagagagattcgtaagcctgctcgctttgatgatatagtagcctatgcacttccaattgcagatgatgatattccttctacttacacagaagcaataagtaaccctgatggtgtaaagtggaagcaagcaatgaatgaagaaatgcagtctcttcataaaaataggacctaggagttggtgacactacccaagggaaagaaggcaattggatgcaaatgggtatatgcaaagaaggaaggatttcctggtaaaaatgaaattcgatacaaggctagattggtagcaaagggttacgctcagaaagaaggaatagactataatgaagtgttctctccagttgtgaagcattcatCTATatggattttgctagccttggttgcacAAAATGATTTCAAACTAGTTCAACTTGATGTGAAGACTGCGTTTTTACACGGtaatttggaagaggaaatctatataactcagccagatggattcaatgttgctagaaaagaaaattgggtttgcaaactgacaaagtcactttatggattaaagcaatctctgaggcagtggtacaagcgatttgatcagttcatgaaagggcaaaggtacacaagaagtaaatttgatcattgcgtgtatattcagaagctacaagaaggaactttcatatacttgctcttatatgttgatgacatgctaatagcatctaagagcaaaattgagattgaaagattgaagactcaacttaatctcgagtttgagatgaaagatctaggagaagctaaaaagattctcggcatggaaatatggagagatagagctcatgatagagttagcttgtctcagaagcagcatttgaaaaaggtactacagcagtttggcatgaacgaacaaacaaaacctgtaagtaccccgttggcttctcatttcaagctttctacACAACTATCTTTTTCGACGAATacagaacgagaatacatgtagcttgatgtatgcaatggtgtgtacaagacccgacatttcacaggcagttagtatagtgagcaggtatatgcataatcctagaAAAGGatattggcaagctgtgaaatggattctacggtatattcagaagaccgtggatgttggattactgttcaagcaggataatacacttggtaaaggtgttattgggtacgttgattctgactatgccggtgatttggacaagcgaagatcaaccaccagttttgtgtttacacttgctggaggaccaataagttagAAGTCTACAATatagtctacagttgcgttgtcaaccacagaagccgagtacatggctgtaacagaggctgtaaaggaggctatttggttacaaggtatgacTAAAACCTTGAGATTggtccaggagcatattaacgtgtattgtgatagtcaaagtgctattcatttagcaaagaatcaagtttatcatgcacgtacaaagcatattgacgtacgtttccactttgtgtggaaaattattgatgaggggaaaatttgtcttcagaagatcaagactgcagataatcccgcagatatgatgaccaaggtgctAACAGTAACCAAGTTTGAACATTGTTTAAACTTGATTAATAttctgcaagtttaacagttgaagaaggcactatcaagtattgttgtcaaaggcagaaagaattgtgtgaagataagattatcctaatcaaatcttcaaggtggagattattggaacctacccattgtttgaaaagtcaaaaagggtgggcaccgaaagtagaaagtaagattggttggcaagttgggttaaaagttggcatgggataattgcaatttttgtccctaattgtatagggacattgcaagttgatcattgaacctcaactataaataggcctaaccatttcttactttcttcatcccataattgccattctctacttaaggcattattctctctccctatttgtaaatttcacttgtaatttttggagtgaaatatattcgTAGTGCCcaaggacgtaggcaaaatttgctgaacctcgttaaaattctggtgttctttattatttattttgcatattttgtgaatgtgattgtagtgatttattgtgctattaaattacaatatagggatattctggctaggaaagacttggtatttaagtgatcttcgtgatctacctctctttcctgggaattgaacttagtgtgatttttcagtacaatatttttactctttcacacgcttccgcgcaacagtaATCATAGAGGGAATAATAAGCATGGGAGATATTATTCGATATTCTAATCATCAAGCAAGGAGGAATTGTACCAGAAAGATTGTTGTTAGAAACATCAATCAACCTTAACCAATGTAACTCGCATAATTGAACCGGAATCCCACCATCAAAGTAGTTGTTATTTAGGAGAAGATAACTCAACTTAGAAAGGCCGCCAATCCAATTTGGAATATTTCCAGTTAAGTGGTTGTTGCTAAGATCCAATGTCACCAAATCACTGCTGTTAAAAAAATCGATGATCGACCCTCTTAGCTTGTTTCTTGATAAATAAACATGAGTGAGCCTTAAAGAGTTGAAGCAAGATGGCAAACTtccagatatgttgttggccgaAAGGtccaaaattttaagaaaatatttgagtTTGCAAAATTCCACGGGAATTGGACCTCCAAAATGATTATTTGCCATCAGAAGTACTTCCAAGCCTAACATCTTTCCCATCCACCTTGGTATCCTACCGAAAAGTGTGTTATTGCTTAAATCCAATGCTAACAGTGAGATATTCTCCATGGAGCTTGGTATATCACCAAAGAGTTGGTTATTGCTAACATCGAATATTGACAACCCCATGGGCAAGTGCCTCGGTATTTCCACCACTCAATTTATTGTTGGAGAAGTCCAATATTTGAAGGGAAATCATATCACCAATCGAAATCGGAATACCACCGCCAAAAAAATTATTCGACATATTGAGAAGCTTCAATGATGGTAGTTTTGCTCCGATTTCATTTGGGATGTTGCCGTCGAGGGAATTGTTGGAAACATTCAACTCTGATAAACCCCTACGAGAAGTCGATGGTAGCTGAAAATGTCCCGATAAAAAGCTATTGACGAGATATAGTGCCTCTAATTTCTTGTTGTTTTCCAACAGCCAGTTTGGGAACTGATCTCCCTTGAAATTGATGTTAGAGAGATCAACATATTGCAAGTCATGTTGATGATTAAGAGATTGAGGAAATGATCCACCATCTCCGCAACAAGATAAACTGATAGATCTCAATTGGAATGTTGGGGTGTCTAAAGAATGCATCTCAGTTTCAGCATTATATATCATGTTGTTGtctgcatatatatattttggagtTTTGAAAGGTTGAACAACGGAGCCAATGAACTTGGGATCTCAATGTTATTGTTCCAAAGCCTTAACTCTCGGAGGGATGTTAGACTCTTAAGATGAGATATATCTCCAGAAAGATTGTTGTTAGAGAGATCTAAATACTCGAGTGAGGTTAGATCCTTAAGCCCAGATATGTCCCCAGAAAAATTATTGGAAGAGAAATCTAAATACTCGAGTGATGTTAAATTCTTAAACATAGATATATTTCCAGAAAAATTATTGGAAGAGATATTTAAATACTTGAGGGATGTGAGTTTAGAGAAACACTCAGGCAAACTAGCATTCCAATAACTGTTGATGATGGCCAGCGTTTGTAGCTTCCTCAATTCACAAAAACCTGCAAATGTAACACTATTCTAATATTATAAAGTGTGAAAAGTATCATATTAGTCTTTATATTATATTCTAGAttgtattttggtatttttattaaataaataaattaattaatctcgTATGTTAAATGAGTgaacaaaatagtccccttattaaAATTGTGATGTTAAATACTTATTTTGGTGTTCTATATATaaggcataataataaatttagcctacGACTTTTACACATTTACTCAAATTGGCTTCTATTCTTTTATATAAGCAAGTTGACCTTCAAACATTCCAGTGTTGATGTGGCATAATTTTACATTATATACtacgtcaacaaataatttaaaaaaacataaataaaaatttataatttcaaaaactaataaaaaaaagttcttcaaaattaaaatgtaaattataaaacctatatatataagttatagtATAATGATAGAAGCATCTAATTGTAACAACACTTTAATTttcagattaaattaaaaaatctaaaattttattgattaatttaaaatttaaataaatttttatgtttttcatactcttttggaaaacttaaaaattttaactttctaaaaaaatttaaaaatgtcattagataaataaatagataCCAATATCAAAGATTGAAACAAAACACCGCTAATGGGTGATGGTTATCTTTGAGGTCCTCtttaatttccaattttttttattaaatacttGTTTTAAATTGGCAATGGACCCGAAATACCTTATTCTTAACGAAAAATACCGAAAAGCTTTCATACATGTAGGGGTGAAGTCAAGAAATTTTTTTAGAGGGTCGacattaaattgtaatttttgggCTATTTTACCTATTTgacccaaaaaaattaatatttacaaaaatgaccatagttcaaaaacaaatgaccctacttcaaaaacattcaccaaaatgacttgaaatgaacagtaaaattGGGTTATGGGAAATAGACAGCCGACAccactttttttattaaaaaaataatttttggggtgatatatataacaaattaatGACACATCAATAATGAAAGGTTGAAGCTCAATTTACTCTAAATAAAAGAGTAGGGgtcaaattgaaaaatatgaaaagattaatagctaaatttattattatgctttatatataaaacatcaaaataagaatttaatagcacaattttAATGGAATGGACTATTTTGTTGCTTCATCTAATGTACAATGATCGATTTACTCATTATCTAATATAGAGACCAAAATGCAATCCAAAGTATGATAGAGTGATTGTTGTGCTGATTTTACCCATTAAAAAGGTTATGTAATTGAAACCCAGTGTTATTTAAAGCATATGTACTACGTAATTGAATGGCATATATTTAGTTAATcctttaataaaaagaaataaattgatgaaaaaattataatgtaaCGAGGATGACTTTGACACGGACGTTTTGTCAATGGGAATATCAGATGCGATCAAAACTTAGTACTCAATGTTTGATGGTATTTTAAGTTGTGTTTCTTTGTGTTTTTAGGTTATTGGGTTTTATTATGTTGGTGTTATAAATGTAATTTCTTTGGGttgttggttttattttaattttcaaacgtTGAAATCAAGGTTTTTAGTGATAGAGTATTTCAGGTACAGCTTTCGGGGTATTCTACTTCtttatcaataaatttatttttggctaaaaaaaactaaaattgaaaaagatgtaaTAAATGTACCATGTAAGTTGAGATTAGCATCAATATCACAACCATCAATGACCAAGTCCTCAAGAGAAGTGAGGGTTCCAATATCTCGAATAATGTTGGAAGTGCTGGATAAATCCATTAAGGTCaattctttcaaatttattaaattttgtcatcctataaaaaaatttacaaatatgagTATGTTATGAAatacataaacacaaattcaaatatttcaggTAAGTTGTACAaatattctaatatttttttttgtaatctgGCAAAAAACTTACTTTGGATTATTGTCCTC carries:
- the LOC107943344 gene encoding receptor-like protein 14 codes for the protein MDLSSTSNIIRDIGTLTSLEDLVIDGCDIDANLNLHGFCELRKLQTLAIINSYWNASLPECFSKLTSLKYLNISSNNFSGNISMFKNLTSLEYLDFSSNNFSGDISGLKDLTSLEYLDLSNNNLSGDISHLKSLTSLRELRLWNNNIEIPNTPTFQLRSISLSCCGDGGSFPQSLNHQHDLQYVDLSNINFKGDQFPNWLLENNKKLEALYLVNSFLSGHFQLPSTSRRGLSELNVSNNSLDGNIPNEIGAKLPSLKLLNMSNNFFGGGIPISIGDMISLQILDFSNNKLSGGNTEALAHGVVNIRC